A genomic stretch from Kogia breviceps isolate mKogBre1 chromosome 1, mKogBre1 haplotype 1, whole genome shotgun sequence includes:
- the S100A1 gene encoding protein S100-A1 produces the protein MGSELETAMETLINVFHAHSGKEGDKYKLSKKELKELLQTELSGFLDAQKDADAVDKVMKELDENGDGEVDFQEYVVLVAALTVACNNFFWENS, from the exons ATGGGCTCTGAGCTGGAGACGGCAATGGAGACTCTCATCAATGTGTTCCACGCCCACTCGGGCAAGGAGGGGGACAAGTACAAGCTGAGCAAGAAGGAGCTGAAAGAGCTGCTGCAGACGGAGCTCTCCGGCTTCCTGGAC GCCCAGAAGGATGCGGATGCTGTGGACAAGGTGATGAAGGAGTTAGATGAGAATGGAGATGGAGAGGTGGACTTCCAGGAGTATGTGGTGCTGGTGGCTGCCCTCACAGTCGCCTGTAACAACTTCTTCTGGGAGAACAGTTGA
- the S100A13 gene encoding protein S100-A13 isoform X1 encodes MAAEPLTELEAAIETVVTTFFTFAGQEGRKGSLSINEFKELVTQQLPHLLKDMGSLDEKMKSLDVNQDSELKFNEYWRLIGELAKEIRKEKALEIRKK; translated from the exons ATGGCAGCCGAACCACTGACTGAGCTGGAGGCGGCCATTGAGACTGTGGTCACCACCTTCTTCACCTTTGCAGGGCAGGAGGGCCGGAAGGGCAGCCTCAGCATCAATGAGTTTAAGGAACTGGTCACTCAGCAGTTGCCTCACCTGCTCAAG GATATGGGCTCCTTAGATGAGAAGATGAAGAGCTTGGATGTGAATCAGGACTCAGAGCTCAAGTTCAATGAGTACTGGAGACTGATTGGGGAGCTGGCCAAGGAGATCAGGAAGGAGAAGGCCCTGGAGATCCGAAAGAAGTAA
- the S100A13 gene encoding protein S100-A13 isoform X2, producing the protein MLLGQEENARLKLDTSGLGRGSFLPPGTLINLSPRAPARCIPSPCPGQPREDIRSSPRVLMAAEPLTELEAAIETVVTTFFTFAGQEGRKGSLSINEFKELVTQQLPHLLKDMGSLDEKMKSLDVNQDSELKFNEYWRLIGELAKEIRKEKALEIRKK; encoded by the exons ATGCTGCTAGGCCAGGAAGAG AATGCACGACTGAAACTTGACACCTCCGGGCTTGGGAGGGGCTCTTTCCTCCCTCCAGGGACGCTTATAAACCTCAGCCCTAGGGCTCCTGCTCGCTGTATCCCATCTCCTTGCCCCG GTCAGCCCCGTGAGGACATCAGATCCAGCCCCAGGGTCCTAATGGCAGCCGAACCACTGACTGAGCTGGAGGCGGCCATTGAGACTGTGGTCACCACCTTCTTCACCTTTGCAGGGCAGGAGGGCCGGAAGGGCAGCCTCAGCATCAATGAGTTTAAGGAACTGGTCACTCAGCAGTTGCCTCACCTGCTCAAG GATATGGGCTCCTTAGATGAGAAGATGAAGAGCTTGGATGTGAATCAGGACTCAGAGCTCAAGTTCAATGAGTACTGGAGACTGATTGGGGAGCTGGCCAAGGAGATCAGGAAGGAGAAGGCCCTGGAGATCCGAAAGAAGTAA